A stretch of Capricornis sumatraensis isolate serow.1 chromosome 10, serow.2, whole genome shotgun sequence DNA encodes these proteins:
- the LOC138086894 gene encoding PRELI domain containing protein 3B-like, which translates to MGNCYNSCISNPLNLSVVGVDVLDRHIDPSGKLHSHRLLGTEWGLPSIVKNISLTNMVSIDGRLTYHILKTQKNYFDSRSHNYCEGVSLSHYLEGLMASMISSNANKGQEAMEWVIHKC; encoded by the exons ATGGGAAACTGTTACAACAGCTGCATTTCAAACCCTTTGAACCTGAGTGTGGTTGGAGTTGATGTACTGGACAGACACATAGATCCCTCTGGAAAGTTGCACAGCCATAGACTTCTCGGCACAGAGTGGGGACTGCCTTCCATTGTGAA AAATATTTCACTTACAAATATGGTTTCAATAGATGGGAGACTTACATACCACATCCTCAAGACTCAGAAAAACTATTTTGACTCACGAAGCCATAATTACTGTGAAGGAGTCAGTCTGAGCCATTACCTTGAAGGGCTGATGGCAAGTATGATATCATCAAATGCTAACAAAGGCCAAGAAGCAATGGAGTGGGTAATACATAAATGCTGA